The window AGCGAGGTAGCCGGCCAAGTAGCGACTCTTCTGGGATTCAATTGCGCTACACACCGTCTGCCGGCGGGAAAGCTCGTTGGGATCCGGAAAGAAACGATGTACTTTTCAGTCCTGACATCGGATGGGACTGTAATGAGGTCAATCATATTGATATCGCAGCTCATGAGCTGGGGCATGCTTTCGGTCTCTGTCACGATGCGTGCACTCTGTCAGGCCCGACGGCGCCACGGTCGATCATGTTCGAAGCTATCAATCCGGGCACCAATTACGTCATCGCCCCCGAGCGCTGCGAAGAAATCGAAAAAGCCAACTGCGAGCAGAATTGCAGCAATCTGGATGAGGGCGAGCTTCAAGCGGGTGGAGACTGCCCGTGTTGCTTCTTTTGTCTGATCCCTCCGCTGGAGGATCGCTGTGCCATGTCGCCGCAGCTGTGTGGAGGTGGGTATGCGAATCCTCCCACCGGGTATTGTTACTTCCGGCAGACGACCGTGGTGCTCACCGGCACCGTCGAATATCACTACGACTACGGCACCTTCATTCACAGCGGGGATATCTTCAGCTTCACCATCTCCACCATCGATTGTTATGTTTACAGCCTGACCGGGGATCCACCCGAGGGAGGAGCCGGCGAAGGGGATTCGTGGTCGGAGCTGCCGGGAGATGGGCCCATCGTCTTCGTGCGCAGTCGCTACCCTGACGGAGCTTCGGGGAGCATGGTGGTGACGGGGGTGGCGCGGGATGATGAATATGGGGTCTCCAACGTGTCATTCTGGGTCGACGGCCAGGTGGCCACGGTCGAGGAGCTGCGCACCGGGCTCTACGATCCCTACACCTGCAACGAGCGTCCGGCGCCGGGCTGCGACGCCAACAGCCGCTTCGAGGCGACGGTGGATGTGAGCGCCCTGGCGGACGGACCCCACACCCTGCAGGTGCTGGCGACCAACGGGCGGGTGGTGGATCCCATCCCGACCTACTACGAGATTCCCTTCGAGGTGCGCACTGCCGGCACCTGTGCTGCCGACACCACGGCGCCGACGGTGAGCCTCACCGCTCCGGCTGAAGGCGCGACGGTGCAGGGCGCGGTAGCGGTGTCCTGCTCGGCCAGCGATGCTTCGGAGATCTCGGCGGTGGGGCTCTATGCCGACGGAGCCTGGCAGGAGGACGACACCACGGCGCCCTACGGCTACAGCCTCGACACCACCGCCTTCGCCGACGGCTCGTTGGAGCTGCGCTGCCGGGCGGAGGATATTTGCGGCAACGATCGCTTCTCGGCCCCGGTGACAGTGGCGGTGGCCAACGGCAGCGAGGTGACCACGGTCTTCGCACCGACGGACGACACGTTCTCCCACCAGGATCATCCGGACAGCGCCTTCGGCGCCTACAATTTCCTGCGCTTGCGGACCGTCGACGGTGGTCACGGTCGCCACGGCTACTTGAAGTTCGAGGTCACGGGGCTGCAAGGTCCTGTGGTGTCGGCGCGGCTACGGCTGCGCACTCAGGAGACGGCGATCCCGGAATCCATTGGGGTCTACAAGCTGTCGGATGCCGCCTGGTCTGAGGCCACGCTGACCTGGAACAACGCTCCGCTGACGGTGCTCCAATCCGTCCAGCTTCCTCCGCCCTTTGCCGAGAACACCTGGCACGAGCTGGACGTCACGCCGCTGGTGACCGGCAACGGCACCTACTCCTTCGGCCTCGCCACCGGCGCGAACCAAGGGCAGCTGGACCTATGGAGCAAGGAGTCCATCTACGCACCGGAGCTGGTAGTGGTGACGGTGCCCTGAGGACCCGCCGGGCGGTCTGGTCCTACCTAGCAGCTGATTTCTAGTATCCTGGTCGGTTGTGAACGCCCAATCTGATCGACGGCGGGAGATTTCCGTCGAGCCGGTGGAACCGGACTATGGGGAGGGATCCGCCTCCGGGGAGCAGGGCAAGGGATTCTGGTCGCTGCCGGAGCGCGTCTACCGGGGCGACTCTCGCTGGATCCCGCCGCCGGCCGGTGCGCTGGAGCGGGAGCTTGCCGCTCCCAAGGTTGCCGGGCGTCAGCGTCTGCTCCAGGCTCGAGTGGGGCAGACGGTTGTGGCTCGGGTCGTGGCTCGGATGTCGGATTTGATGGACGAAGGCGGGCATCCTTTGGGCCTTCTCGGCGCCTTCGAAGCCCTGGACGAGCCGGAGGCGGTGGCGCGGCTGCTGGACGAGGGATGCGCCTGGCTCGCCGAGCAGGGCTGCCGCCGGGCAGTAGGGCCCATGGACCGGGACACCTGGCACGCCCACCGCTGCAATGCCGGACCCTGGAGTCATCCGCCCTTTCTTCTCGAGCCCTACAACCCTCCGAGCTATCCTTCCCTCTGGTGCGCGAACGGCTTCGAAGTCCTGGCGAGCTACTCTTCCTATCGTGTGGAGGATCTCGCCGCCGGCGCAGAGGCCACGGCCAAGAGCGCCGAGGCCGCCACCGCCGCCGGTTACCGGCTCCGCCGCCTCCGCCTCGACGACTTTGACGTCGAGCTCGACCGGCTCTACGAGCTCTCCCGCCGGATCTTCCAGGACAACTTCCTCTACACCCCCATCTCGCGACAGGAGTTCCGTTCCCTCTACGCCGCCGCGCGGCCATTGGTGGACCCACACCTCGTACTCTTTGCCGAGTCGCCGGAAGCGGAGCCGGTGGGGTTCCTCTTCGCTTATCCGAATCTCTTCGCGGCGGTGCGGGCGGTGCGCCGCTGGCCGGGAGTGCTGGGAAAGCTGGCTTTTCTGTGGCGCCGCCGGGAGGCGCGGGAGGTCAACTTCAAGACCCTCGGCGTGCTATCAGAACATCGCCGCAGCCGGGTCGGGGGAGCCCTGCTCCACGGTCTTTATCGGGCGGCCCAGGCTGGCGGATTCTCTGCCGCCAACCTCTGTCTGATCCGCGACGGCAACCCGTCGGAGAACTTCACCGGCGGTGGGGAGCTGCTGCGTCGATACCACCTCTACGTGCGGAAACTGAGTCCTTGAGCCCATCCGCCAATATCGTCCATCGGCTCCAGCGCATGGCCGAGGAGGTGCCGGAGCGGCCGGCGTTGATTCTTGGCGACGACGTCTGGAGCTTCCGCCGGCTGCTGGAACGGGTCGAGAGAGTGGCGGGGGGGCTACGGCGGGAAGGCCTGGAGAGCGAGCAGCGGGCGGTGGTGATGATCCCCATGTCCGGCGAGCTCTACGCCGCGCTCTTGGGTGTGCTGCAGATCGGGGCGGTGGCGGTCTTTCTCGATCCGTGGGTGGGCGTCCGGGCGCTGCGGCGATTGGCCCGGTTGGCGGAGCCCCAGGCCTTTCTTGGCAGCTCCCGGGCGCATTGGTTGCGGCTGTTGGTGCCAGCGCTACGCGGCCTGCCGGTGACGGTGACCACCGGCCGGCGGCTCGGCCCCTTCCTCGCTCGCCGCACCCTCGAGGAGCTGGCGGAGGAGCCGCGGGATCCCCGGGTGCATCCGCGGCAGGAGGAGCATCGGGCGCTGATCACCCTGACCACCGGTTCCAGTGGCGAGCCCAAGGGGGCGGATCGGCCCCATGGCTTCCTCCTCGCCCAGCATCGGGCCCTGGCGGAGACCTTTCCCTACCGGGAGGGGGATGTGGACATGCCCATGTTCCCGGTCTTCGCCCTCAACAATCTGGCCTGTGGGGTGCCCTCGGTGGTGCCGGAGATGGACTTCCGGAGGGTGGATCGGGTCGATGGCCGCCGCCTGCTTCAGCGGATGCTCGACCACGGCGTCACCACCGCCACCGCCTCGCCGCCATTCTTCGACGCCCTGGCGGAGGCTTTGGAGTCTGGAAGCGGTCTGGACTCCGAAAAAGGGGAGCGGCCGAAGCTGCGGCGCATCCTCACCGGCGGTGCTCCGGTGTCCGACTCCCAGCTGCGGCGCTGGCGCCGGGCGCTGCCGGAGACCGAGATCGTGGTCGCCTACGGTTCCACCGAGGCCGAGCCGGTGGCCCACATCGACGCCGACGAGCGGCTGCGGCTGAGCGCCGAGTCGGAGCATTTCCGGGGATTCTGTGCCGGACGGCCGGTGCCGGCGGTGGAGGCACGGCTGGTGCGCATCGAAGCTGGCGCTCTGACTCTGGGTGATGGCGGCTGGCAGGCCCTCGAGGTGGCCCAGGGGGAGGTGGGGGAGCTGGTGGTTACCGGGGATCATGTCTGCCGCCGGTATTTCCGCAGCCCCGAGGCGGAGGCGGCCAACAAGATCACCGACGGCGACGGCCGGGTCTGGCACCGCATGGGCGATACCGGCTGCTTCGATCCCGCGGGCCGCTTCTGGCTGGTCGGCCGGGTGCATTCCACCGTGCGCCGGGGCGACGAGCTCCTCCACCCTCAGCTGGTAGAGGCGGTGGCGCGGGGGGAGGATTCCCGCATCCGCCGGGCGGCGTTGGTGGGGCTTGGCACCGAGGACGAGCGGCGGGCGGTGGTGGTAGTGGAGAGCGCCGGCGGTGCGGCGGTGCCGGCAGACGACCTGCGCTCGGACGTGCTGAGCTTGGATGTACAGGAGCGGCTGCGGGCTGCGGGCTTTGCGGTGGACGAGGTGAGGGTGAGCCCCAAGCCGCTGCCGGTGGATCCGCGCCATGCCAGCAAGATCGACTACCAACGCCTGCGTCGCAGGCTCGGAGGGCGCTAGATATGACCGCAAAGGCCCAAGACCTGAGCCTCGACAGTCCCTTCCCGCGCCGGCTTTGGGCCTATCTTCAGGAGCGCTTCCCGCTCGTCGGCCACGGCGTGCTGATTTTCAGCTACTACTCCTCCAACCAATTCCTCGCCCGCGCCCTGGTGAGCCCCGGCGAGCCCATGCACTACGACACCAGCTCGCTCCTCGGCGGGCTGACCCTGCTGCTCTTCTTCTTCCATCTGCGGGTCTTCGACGAGCATAAGGACTACGCCGAGGATCGCGTCCACTATCCCCAGCGGGTGCTCTCCCGGGGGCTCGTCCGGCTGGTGCACCTGCGCTGGTTGGCGGCGGCGGCGATCTTGGGTCAGATGGTCCTGGCGGGGCTCGCTGGCGTGGGGGCCCTGGCCGCCTGGGCCGTGGCCTTCGCCTTTTCGCTGCTCATGCTCAAGGAATTCTTCGTCGGTGAATGGCTGCGCCGGCGATTCCTGCTCTACGCCCTCACCCACATGATGGTGATGCCGCTGCTGGCGCTGATGGTCTTCTCCTTCGCGGTGGGGCGCTGGCCCTGGCAGGCTCCGCCGTGGTTCTGGGTCTACGCCTTCGTCGGCTTCTTCGTCACTAGCAATTGGGAGGTCTCGCGCAAGATTCGGGCACCGGAGGAGGAGATCGAGGGCGTCGACTCCTACACCCGCATTTTCGGCACCTTCGGCGCCGCCTGGGTGGTTCTGGGGATTCGGGTGGTGGATACGCTGATGGTGGCGGCGGTGGGCTGGCATCTGCAGCTGCCGCTGTGGTTCTACCTCGCGCTGATCGGTCTCTACGGAGTTTGCCTGGTGGGCTTCGTCCAATACCGGCTGGCACCGGCCCCCAAGACCGCCCGCCGCATGGAGACCTTCGCCGGCATGTACATCATCGCTTTCGACCTGATTCTGGCGGTGGCCATCGCCCAGAGCTTCGGGTTGGAGCTTCACGGTTGGAGCCTGGGAGGAAGCGGATGAGCACGACTGGCTGGTGGTTGGAAGCCTCCGAGGTGACCGCAGAGCATCGGCGGCGGGTGGGGGGCAAGGCCTGGGCCCTGGCCCGGCTGGCGGCGGTGGGAGGCGGCCCAACCGAAGGCGGCCCAACCGAAGGTAGCGCGACCTGGAACGTGCCGCCCTGGATGGTGATCACCACCGACGCCTTCCGCTCGGTGCTGGCGCAGGCAGGGGTGGATCAGCGCATCCAGCGCCGGCTGGCGTCGGTGACTGACGGCCCGACCGGTGACGACTCGATCAGTGACGACTCGACCGGCGAGGAGGAGACCGAGCTGGCGGCGGCGGGAGCGGAGATCCGTGGCTGGATCCGCGCCTTGCAGCTGCCGCCGGACCTGGTGCGCGGCCTCGAGAGCTGGCGCCGACAGCGGTTGGCGCCGGACGCAGCGTTGGCGGTGCGCTCGTCGGCGGTGGGGGAGGACGGTGTCGAGCACTCCTTTGCCGGGCTCCACGACAGCTTCCTCTTCCGCCGCTCGGCAGAGTCGGTGGCGGAGGCGATTCTGCAGGTTTGGGCGTCGGCCTTCAACGATCGTGCCCTCGCCTATCGCCGCTCCCGCGGGCTCGGCGTCGAAGGCATCGAGGTGGCGGTGGTGGTCCAGGAGATGATCGACGCGGCGGTGAGCGGCGTGCTCTTCACCGCTCACCCCACCACTGGCGAGGTGCGGGAGATGGTCCTCAGCGCCCTCTACGGTGCCGGCGAAGGGCTGGTCAGCGCCGGTCTCGAAGCCGATAGCTGGGTGCTCACCAAGGCCGGGCTGCTCAGCCAGGACGAGCTGGCGATCCAGCCGCAGATCGTCACCAAGGACGAGCAGCTGGTTTTCGACCAGCGGGCCGGTGAGGGGCTGCGTCGGGAGCCGGTGGCGCCGGAGCTCGCCGGCCGTCCGTGCCTCGACGAGGAGCAGGTGCGCGCCGCCGGCCGCCTCGGGCTGGCGGTGGAGCGCTTCTTTCGCGAGCCTCAGGACATCGAGCTGTGCTTCGACCGGGACGGCCGGCTGTTCTTGCTGCAGTCGCGGGCGGTGACCACGGTGGAGGAAGTGGGGCCCGCCGCCGGCAACCGCAAGGTGTGGGACAACTCGAACATCATCGAGAGCTACTCCGGGGTCACCTCCCCCATGACCTTCAGCTTCATCCGCCGCGCCTACACCATCGTCTACCACTGCTTCGCCGAGGTCATGGGCATCGCGTCGGAGGCGGTGCGCGCCAACCGGCCGGTGTTCGAGAATATGCTCGGCCTCTTCCGCGGTCAGGTCTACTACAACCTGCTCAATTGGTATCGGGTGGTGCGGCTCTTCCCGGGCTACGGGCTCAACAAGCGCTTCATGGAGTCCATGATGGGGGTGCGCGAGGAGCTGCAGGACGAGGAGGAGCGACGGGGCTTGGGGAGCACCCTCGGCGAGGTCTTCGACGTCCTGCGGCTGGTGCTGCGCATCGGCTGGCGATTTACGCGCATTCGCTCCATCGTCGCCGCCTTCGAGGAGCATTTCCGAAGCTGCTACGGCCAGTGGAACGCCGTCGATCTCGACTCCCTGGCGCCCCACCAGCTCCACGCCCTCTACCGCGAGATGGAGGAGCGCATGCTGTGGCAGTGGAAGGCGCCCATCGTCAACGACTTCTACGTCATGGTCTTCTACGGCGTGCTCAAACGCCTATGCGAGAGCTGGTGCGCTGACCAAGACGGCTCGCTGCAGAACGACTTGCTGTGCGGCGAGGGCGGCATCGAGAGCACCGCCCCCACCCGCGAGCTGATGCGCATGGCGCGGGAGATCCGGCGGGATCCGGAGGCGGTGCGGACGTTTCTGGACCTGAGCCCGGAGGAGCTGGCCCGACGGGTGCCGCGGGAGCCCCGCTTCGCCGAGCTCGCCGCGGAGATCGAGTCCTATCTGGAGAAGTACGGCTTCCGCGGCGCCGACGAGCTCAAGCTGGAGGAACCGTCGGTGGCGGAGCGTCCCGAGTTCCTCTACCAGGTGCTGAAGAATTACGTCGCGGTGCGGGATCCGTCGGTGCTCGACCTGGAGGCTGCGGAGGAGCGTGAGACGGGAGTGCGCCGGGCTGCCGAAGAGCGGGCGATGAAGAGCCTCTCCGGATTCCGGGCGCGCCTCTACCGGCGCTGGATCTTCCGCCGGGTGCTGGCCAACGCGCGGCTGGGGGTCAAGAATCGAGAGAATCTGCGCTTCGCCCGCACCCGCATCTACGGCCTCTTCCGTCAGCTGCTGCTGGCCTTGGGGGAAGACTTCGCCCGCCGCGGCCTGCTCGAGGAGCGGGACGACATCTTCTACCTCGCCTTGGACGAGGTCTGGGACTATCTCCAGGGCACCGCCGTGAGCACCGACCTCCAGGGGTTGGCGGCGCTACGACGGCGGGACTTCGACGACTACCGGGAGGAGACGGAGCGCTTCCCCGCCGACCGCTTCGAGACCTGGGGACTGCCCTATGACCGCAACCTCTACCGCTCGCCGCCGTCGGCGAGGACCGAAGGGGACGAGGGCGATGGGCTCCGCGGCACTCCCTGTTGCCCCGGGGTGGTGCGCGGGCCGGTGAAAGTGATTCGTGATCCCGCCGCCGACGCGCGGTTGGACGGCGAGATCCTGGTGGCCGGCCGCACCGACCCCGGCTGGGTGCCCCTCTTTCCCGCGGTCTCCGGCCTGCTCATCGAGCGCGGCAGCATCCTCTCCCACTCCGCCATCGTCGCCCGGGAGATGGGCCTGCCCACCATCGTTGGCATTCCGGGTCTGCTGGAGCGGCTGGAGACCGGTGACCAGGTGGAGATGGACGGCGCCCAGGGCACCGTGCGCCCACTAGCCGAAGCGGGGCTAGCCGAAGCTGAGCTATCCGAGGCTGATGTGTCCGAAACCAACTGAGCCCGCTCAGGGATTCCACAGAGCGACCCAGCCCAGATCCTGAAGCAGCCATACCAGAACCGGCGCGGCGAGGGTGATGAGGAAGCGGCGGGCGGTCCATTCCCGGGACAGGGCCGCCTCCGCATGGCGGCGATCGAGAGCACCGTTGAGCAGAGTCAGGGCCAGCACCACGGCCCCCGCACCGGTCAAGGCACTGGCGCCTGCCAAGGAAGTGGTGCCCGTGGGCTGTTGCAGCAGCCAGGGCACCAGCGCCGTTCCCAGCCAGCCGCAGACGCCCACGGCTCCCAGGGCACCGAGCCAGCGCAGGCCGCGCAGCTGGTGATAGCCCAGCAGCCCGGTGGGCAGGGCGAGGGCCAGCACGGTGCCGAGGGCGGCGACGTAGGGGCCGAAGAGGGGCGGGTAGACGCGGGTGCCGTTGGCCAGCGCCAGTACCAGGAAGGGCAGCAGCAGCGCCCGGGCGATGGTGCGCACCCGCAGCTCCCGCTGGCGGTCGGGGCGGCTCACGAACCAGCCGGCGACGAAGGCCAGGAAGCCGGCGAAGACCGGCAGCGCCCATTGCCACGAGCCCAGGGACCAGGTGCCGTAGGCGAAGAGGATGAACGTGAGGGTGCCGCCGACGTTGAACGAGCGCATGCGCCAGACGATGAGCGCGACGGCGCCGCAGATCACCGCCAGGCTGAGGTTCTGATAGATCACTTCGGAGAGCGGCTTGGTGGTGATCTTGCCCAGGATCACCACCACCGCCAGGGGCACGTAGAGATTGTCCGCCCCCTCCAGGGAGATGGCTTCGAAGAAGGTGACCAGCACCGCTACCAGCAGTGCCGCCAGAACGCAGATGGCGCGGTCCAGCTCGGTCATCAGCAGCAGCGGTAGATGGATGGCGAGGAAGGCGATGACCAGAAAGACCAGCGAGCCTTCGAGGCTCTTCTGCTCGTCCTCCACCTCGTAGCGGATGCGTCCGTAATGACCGCCCACCAGCGCTGCAAAGGCATCGCCGATGGCCAGCACCAGGATCGCCGAGAGATAGAACGCCGGCTGGTCGCGGGCCATGAGGAAGACCAGGAAGACCGCCAGCGGGTAGAACTCGGCACCGCGGCTGGGGCGGTCGATGCCGTGCAGGCTTTGGAGGAAGCCCCAACGGCCGCCGAAGGCGAAGAGGGCGGTCATGGCGCCGGCCATCACCAGCACCACCCATGGGGAACGCACCAGAAAGGGGAAGAGCAGGCAGGCGATGCCGCCGCCCAGGTGCACCAGCTTGCGGCTGTGCTCCGGATCGGCGTCGCCGAAACGTTTCCACACCTCCGCCACCGCCACCAGGCCGAGGAAGATGGCGCTGAGCACGGCGCCGCCGAAGAGGTCTCCGGTCATCATGCCGGGCGGAGCTCCTCGAGGACGAAGGCGCTGTAGAAGAAGGCCCGGTCGCGGGCGAAGAGGTGCTCAGCCTGCTCCTCCAGGCCATGCACCTGGGCAGCCAGCTCTTCCGGCCGCCGCCGCGGCACCAGCAGGTTCCAATAGGCGAAGCGGGCCCCTGTGGCGGCGTGCTTCGCCAGCCGGCGATAGACCTGGGTGCCGGTGTCGGCGTCGAGGTACTCGAAAATGTCTGAGAGGTTGAAGCCGTCGAAGGGGCCGCCTGCTGCGGCATCGCCCCCGTGAGCTTGTGCCGCTTCCTGCACCGGGCCGTGGTGCAGGGTCAACCGGCTCAGCGCCGGCCGCAGCGCTGCGCAACGCTCCTCCTCCAACCAAGGCGGCAGTGTGTCCCGAAAGCCGCCGCGCAGGATGTATTCGACATAGGGATTGTCATGCACCGGCAGCTCGGTGAGGGCGTAGCGGGTGCGCTCCAAGATGCGCTCCGACACCGAGCCTTCGACATAGCGGAAGAACTCCGGATCCCGGCCGAAGCGGCCCATCACCGGCCGCGAGAAAAAGAGGCGGAAGAGCAGGCGCCAGCGCCGGGTGTCCCAGCGCTGCTGATAGAAATGCTCCCGCGCCGCCTTCTGCCGCGGCTCGAGGAGCGCCTCCACCGTTCGCCGGCGATGCACCAGGGGCAGGATCCGGCGGCGGAAGAAGCTCAGATAGCTCTCGAACTTGCCGTGGTGGGACACGCCGGCCGCCACCACTCCAGGGTGGCCATCCCAAAACTCCCGCGCCGCCGGCGACAAATCCCCCCGCACTTCGCCGTAGGTGGCGAGGCGCTCGCCGTGGCTTCGGAAGCCGAGAAAGGCGAGAAGGTCCTCCCGGCTCAGATTGCGCACAGCTGCCGCCTTGAGCTCCACCAATGCCAGCTGCGCCAGACTCAGGTCCGCCGCCACCACCTCCGCCCCTGCCGCCAGCAGCGCGAAGCTGTTGTCCCCCGCCGAGGCGATAGACAGGATCCGTCGCCCGGCGGCGGGCTCGAGGGCCGCCACCAGCAGATCCGTGTCCTCCCAGCAGTTGGCGTAGCGGATGTGGTCGAAGCGCGCCCGCTCCTCGATGCTCGCCGGCATGGCTCAGCAGCCTCTGGGAGGTTCTGGATGGAAGAGTGAGCAGAGGTGCATGTCGAGAAGCTCGCCGAGAAGGTGGGTTGCTTCTCAAGCATAGAACATCCCGCCCAAAAGCCCAGAGCTCCCGGAAATGCTTGCGATCTCTCGGGAGCCCTGGGAGCGCCGGCTTCCGGCCGGCTTTGGGGTCGAGGCTACTGCCAGGTCCCCGAGGTCGAGGTGTTGCCGCTGGACGGCACGGAGTAGCTACGGTTGCTGCCGCCCTCCCACAGCACGGCGCCGCTGGAGTTGATGCGGATGAATTTGTATTGGATGGACGAGCCCTGGGAATCGGTGAAGAAGACCGGGCCGGTCCATTGGTTGGAATTGACGTAGTTGAGCTTGACCGCCTTGTCCGTGTCCCAATTGCCCAGCTCGGCGACGTTGCCCACCACGTAGAGATCCTCTCCCATGGAGGTGGAGTAGCCGTAGACGGTGAAGTCGACGCGGGTGGGTTGGGCGTCGGAGCAGGAGCGGGCTGCCAGCACCAGGGTGGAGCGAGCCTGCAGACCCCAGGTGGAGGTGGTCACCTTCCACAGGGGTTGGTTGCTCCAGCTGGTGACGTCGGGGTCGTAGTAGACGTTGCCGGTGCCCTCCGCCCAATCCGCCGTATCCGCCACCAGGAACCAGCATTTGCTGTTGGGGGCGGTGGGCAGAGTGAAGGTCAGGTCGCTCCAATAGCTGTTGAAGGCGACATAGAGATCCGGCGCGTCGCTGGAGCCACCGGTCTCGCTGCTGGAGCCGTCGATCAAATAGGCCAGCGTGCGGGAGGTGGACGACCAGTCCGGAGTGTCGGGGCTGGTGCCGTGCCAGGTCAGGTCCTTGTAGCCGTCGCTGTCGTGGTCCGAGCCACCGATGGCGGCAGCGCGGCGCAGCCCCGGGTGGTCTTTGCGCAGGTCGATGAGCCGGCGGAAGACCTCGTAGGTTTTGTAGTGGGTGTCCAGGTCGTCCCAATCGAGCCAGCCGCAGTCGTTGTCCGCCATGTAGCCGTTGTTGTTGCCGGATTGGGAGTTCCGGAACTCGTCGCCGGCGAGGATCATGGGCACGCCGTGGTGCAGCAGCAGATGGCTCGCGAAGTTGCGGATCTGGCGCCGCTGCAGCACCTC of the Acidobacteriota bacterium genome contains:
- a CDS encoding Ig-like domain-containing protein, whose amino-acid sequence is MFEAINPGTNYVIAPERCEEIEKANCEQNCSNLDEGELQAGGDCPCCFFCLIPPLEDRCAMSPQLCGGGYANPPTGYCYFRQTTVVLTGTVEYHYDYGTFIHSGDIFSFTISTIDCYVYSLTGDPPEGGAGEGDSWSELPGDGPIVFVRSRYPDGASGSMVVTGVARDDEYGVSNVSFWVDGQVATVEELRTGLYDPYTCNERPAPGCDANSRFEATVDVSALADGPHTLQVLATNGRVVDPIPTYYEIPFEVRTAGTCAADTTAPTVSLTAPAEGATVQGAVAVSCSASDASEISAVGLYADGAWQEDDTTAPYGYSLDTTAFADGSLELRCRAEDICGNDRFSAPVTVAVANGSEVTTVFAPTDDTFSHQDHPDSAFGAYNFLRLRTVDGGHGRHGYLKFEVTGLQGPVVSARLRLRTQETAIPESIGVYKLSDAAWSEATLTWNNAPLTVLQSVQLPPPFAENTWHELDVTPLVTGNGTYSFGLATGANQGQLDLWSKESIYAPELVVVTVP
- a CDS encoding AMP-binding protein gives rise to the protein MSPSANIVHRLQRMAEEVPERPALILGDDVWSFRRLLERVERVAGGLRREGLESEQRAVVMIPMSGELYAALLGVLQIGAVAVFLDPWVGVRALRRLARLAEPQAFLGSSRAHWLRLLVPALRGLPVTVTTGRRLGPFLARRTLEELAEEPRDPRVHPRQEEHRALITLTTGSSGEPKGADRPHGFLLAQHRALAETFPYREGDVDMPMFPVFALNNLACGVPSVVPEMDFRRVDRVDGRRLLQRMLDHGVTTATASPPFFDALAEALESGSGLDSEKGERPKLRRILTGGAPVSDSQLRRWRRALPETEIVVAYGSTEAEPVAHIDADERLRLSAESEHFRGFCAGRPVPAVEARLVRIEAGALTLGDGGWQALEVAQGEVGELVVTGDHVCRRYFRSPEAEAANKITDGDGRVWHRMGDTGCFDPAGRFWLVGRVHSTVRRGDELLHPQLVEAVARGEDSRIRRAALVGLGTEDERRAVVVVESAGGAAVPADDLRSDVLSLDVQERLRAAGFAVDEVRVSPKPLPVDPRHASKIDYQRLRRRLGGR
- a CDS encoding PEP/pyruvate-binding domain-containing protein, translating into MSTTGWWLEASEVTAEHRRRVGGKAWALARLAAVGGGPTEGGPTEGSATWNVPPWMVITTDAFRSVLAQAGVDQRIQRRLASVTDGPTGDDSISDDSTGEEETELAAAGAEIRGWIRALQLPPDLVRGLESWRRQRLAPDAALAVRSSAVGEDGVEHSFAGLHDSFLFRRSAESVAEAILQVWASAFNDRALAYRRSRGLGVEGIEVAVVVQEMIDAAVSGVLFTAHPTTGEVREMVLSALYGAGEGLVSAGLEADSWVLTKAGLLSQDELAIQPQIVTKDEQLVFDQRAGEGLRREPVAPELAGRPCLDEEQVRAAGRLGLAVERFFREPQDIELCFDRDGRLFLLQSRAVTTVEEVGPAAGNRKVWDNSNIIESYSGVTSPMTFSFIRRAYTIVYHCFAEVMGIASEAVRANRPVFENMLGLFRGQVYYNLLNWYRVVRLFPGYGLNKRFMESMMGVREELQDEEERRGLGSTLGEVFDVLRLVLRIGWRFTRIRSIVAAFEEHFRSCYGQWNAVDLDSLAPHQLHALYREMEERMLWQWKAPIVNDFYVMVFYGVLKRLCESWCADQDGSLQNDLLCGEGGIESTAPTRELMRMAREIRRDPEAVRTFLDLSPEELARRVPREPRFAELAAEIESYLEKYGFRGADELKLEEPSVAERPEFLYQVLKNYVAVRDPSVLDLEAAEERETGVRRAAEERAMKSLSGFRARLYRRWIFRRVLANARLGVKNRENLRFARTRIYGLFRQLLLALGEDFARRGLLEERDDIFYLALDEVWDYLQGTAVSTDLQGLAALRRRDFDDYREETERFPADRFETWGLPYDRNLYRSPPSARTEGDEGDGLRGTPCCPGVVRGPVKVIRDPAADARLDGEILVAGRTDPGWVPLFPAVSGLLIERGSILSHSAIVAREMGLPTIVGIPGLLERLETGDQVEMDGAQGTVRPLAEAGLAEAELSEADVSETN
- a CDS encoding DUF3419 family protein; translated protein: MPASIEERARFDHIRYANCWEDTDLLVAALEPAAGRRILSIASAGDNSFALLAAGAEVVAADLSLAQLALVELKAAAVRNLSREDLLAFLGFRSHGERLATYGEVRGDLSPAAREFWDGHPGVVAAGVSHHGKFESYLSFFRRRILPLVHRRRTVEALLEPRQKAAREHFYQQRWDTRRWRLLFRLFFSRPVMGRFGRDPEFFRYVEGSVSERILERTRYALTELPVHDNPYVEYILRGGFRDTLPPWLEEERCAALRPALSRLTLHHGPVQEAAQAHGGDAAAGGPFDGFNLSDIFEYLDADTGTQVYRRLAKHAATGARFAYWNLLVPRRRPEELAAQVHGLEEQAEHLFARDRAFFYSAFVLEELRPA